AGAAGCCGAGCCAATTGCGTTTTTTATCCTCGGTCTGGCATATTTCCATACCGGAAGGTTCAGGGAGTCGGCGACACATCTTACCGGTTTTGTAAATTTTGAAAAGAACTCCGCCTTTCTTGGTGAGTCTTATCTCTATATAGCAAGATGTTATTTTGAGATGAACCAGGCACATGTCGCACTCCCCTATCTTGAGGAAGCGATAAAACTAGCACCGACAAATCCTGAGGTTTACTTCTACCAGGCTGCTTATTATTTGTCAGTCGGGATGAATTCGCACGCATCCACGCAGATTTCAATAGCCATAGAACTGGGTACAGGCAATCGTCTGGTTTTCGAACTCGCTGTCGAGATTTACGACAAAAACCGTGAATTTTCGAAACTGGAGTCCCTTTGCAAAAAATACATAGAGGAATTTGAACCCTCATCGAAGATATATGCATATCTCGGCAAGGTGCTGCTGATGAGAAACAGGTATAAAGAAGCAGCCGGATACCTTGAAACGGCATTAAAATTGAATCCCGACAACCGGTTTGCTAATGATGTTCTAAAAGAACTTAATGAAAGAAGAGATAATGAGCTTGTCAAGGATATATAAATTTTTATTTATTCTTTTTATTGCCAATATGGTGGCTCCCGCACAGGATGATCCTCAGCCCGAAAAGCAGTCGTTCAATATAGCGGTACTTCTTCCACTTACTGACAAGGGGAAGCCGTATCTGGAAAGAAGGTCTTATCAGGTACTCGAGGGTATCAAGTATGCTGTGCATCTCTTCAATCAGAACAGCGAAATCAAAGTGGGACTTTTAATCAGGGACACCCAAAGCGACAGTAGCGTAATTGCTTCCATAAAGCGGGAATTGTCGTTTGATAAAAGTCTGAGCGGGGTAATTGGTTCCACCTCCAGCAAGGATTCCCGTGATGTAATTGCAGTGTTCTCCGACCTCGGTCTGCCGGTTATCTCTCCGACTGCCACGGATGACGCTCTCCCTCAATTGTCGAATCTGGTAATTCAGGCTAATCCTACCTTTACCACGAGGGGGAAAATAATGGCGAGTTTTGCCCGAAATTATCACGGACTCTCTAAAATCGGCATTGTCTATCTAAAAGAGGGGTATTCCAACCAGCTTGCCGAAAGCTTTAAAGAGGAATTTGAAAGACTCGGCGGGAAGGTGACACTTTCCCTTACCTACAATATGAAGGATACAAAATTTGAATCGATAATCGAGGAAATCGAGAAAGCCGATGAGAAACTTGACGGCATCTATTTCCCCGTAAGCGATGTGAAAAATGCGGCTCTTCTGAATGAAAAACTAAGAGATCTCCCTTTTACCAAAAATGTTTACGGCAATCAGGACTGGCTTCTCAGTGATGTTTTTAGTGAACCGGCGCCGTTTCTCTCATCAATGTACATAGATTCCGACTACTTTCTTGATATGACTCAACCTGATTATCAAAGAATGAACAAGGAATTTTATGAACTCACGGGTTATCTTTTTGATCGCAATGCACTTTACGGATTTGACGCCACTTCGATGCTCATCAAATTTCTTGCGAAAAACAATTTCAACCCCGGTGCATTCCTGAATGAGGTGCAGAGCGGTATCGATTATGACGGCATAAAAGGGAAAATAGTACTCGATACCCGGAGAACAAACCTTTCTCTCAATATTTTACAATATAATTTTGGAAAGTTCAGCCTTTTCCTCAAATTGAAAATATAATCCGTTGACATGTCGATAAAAGATCACCCGAAAGACGAGCAACCGAGAGAAAAGGCAAAGAACAAGGGAATTGATGCCCTCTCCGATTCGGAATTGCTGGCAATCATTCTTAGAACAGGGACAAAAGGGAAATCGGTTTTACAGCTCTCCCGCGAAATTATTGAAGTTTCCGGAGGTCTGAATGAACTCTCGTCCAAATCGCCGGGTTATCTGAAAAATACTTTCTCCGGAATCGGAAGTGACAAGGCAATTACTCTCTCTGCCATTTTTGAGATTGCAAAAAGAGTTCAGACTACTGAAAAAGATTATGTGACAGGGAAAATTACAAGCCCTGATTTAATAGCAGAACATTTCATCCGATACATGAAAAATGAGCCGGTGGAAAAATTCATGGCCGCATTCATCTCGACAAGCGGAAGAGTGATTAAAATTGAAGTACTCTTCAAAGGGACTCTCGATTTTAGCCTCGTCGATGTCAGGGAAATCATTAGAAGATGTCTCGACCATAACGCCAAATCGATTATAATAAGTCATAACCACCCGAGTGGTTCCCCCGATATAAGCATTGAAGACAGAAGAATCACAAAAAAGATAAAAGAGGCCTGTTTACTCTTTGATATCAAACTTCTTGATCATATTATCGTCGCAGGAACAAAATTTGTCAGTTTTTCCAATCTGGGCATCTTAAATTCGGATTAATTGCATATTTTAATTGTTCAAAGTTTAAAATTTTCGTACCTTTGCTATATTTTATTTTTCAATAAGTAACAAACAACTCAAACAAAAGGAGAGAAGCCTATGAAGCTAAGTAAAATGCTTGCTATAGTCGGTTTATCGACAGTATTCTTTGCCGGTTGCTGCAGTGTAAGCGATCAGGAATACGCAGCTTTAGATGCTCTTCAGAACTCTGTTAATCAGAAGCAATCTACTATTTCACAATTGAATAGCAAGAAAGCCGATCTTAACAAACAGATTGCAGCCAAGCAGAAAAAGCTTGAAGAATGCAATCAGCTGAAGAATACAGTCAACCAGAACTTAAACAAAATCAAAAAGTAACAGGAGAGAAAAAGAATGAAATTTTCAATGAAAATTGCTGCTTTCGCTTTAGTGCTTCTCTCAGGTTCACTTTTCGCCCAGAGAGATCTTAGCTGCGATCAATACAAAGCCAAGATGGATTCATTAAAAGCAGTTGAAATGAATCTCAGCTCAACCGTAGACCAGCTCAACAAAGATGTTGCCAATGTTCAGAAGCAACTCGATGGTATCCAGAGCTACGAAGATTGTTTGGATGACCTTTACAAATCACTCGGCGCCAACGCTGGTGATGTTTCGGTTTTCGCAATGAAAGTCAATGAACTTAAAAGCAAGATTGAGAAAAGACAAGAGCCTTATTCAGCAAGAGAAGCTGAACTTAAAGAACTCCAGTCAAACAAACTCTCGGCTCTTCCTGAGTTCTACAACACACTTCATGTTTATTTGCCTGACTTAATGGCTAAATGGAAAAAAGACCTTGATGTTATCGTCGTTCCTGAAGTGAAGAAGTATACTGTTGTTAAAGGTGACTGCCTGTGGTGCATCGCTTCAAAAGGCGAATACTACGGTAAAGGCGCTGCTTGGCCTGCAATTTGGAGAGCCAACCAGGAAGTTATCGGAAACAACCCTGACTTGATTTTCCCAAATCAGGTTTATACCATTCCGAACCTCACAGCTGATGAGATCAACACTGTTTCCAAAATGGGAAGAAACTACAAACCGGCTCCTTAATAGTCGCTTTGTCGCTTAATTCTTATTTTGTGACGATTATTCTAAAAAAGCCCTTGATACTCAGGTATTAAGGGCTTTTTATATTTTAAACTTAATACAGGAATCCATGTCAGAATTTGAAAAG
The nucleotide sequence above comes from Ignavibacteria bacterium. Encoded proteins:
- a CDS encoding LysM peptidoglycan-binding domain-containing protein, with the translated sequence MKFSMKIAAFALVLLSGSLFAQRDLSCDQYKAKMDSLKAVEMNLSSTVDQLNKDVANVQKQLDGIQSYEDCLDDLYKSLGANAGDVSVFAMKVNELKSKIEKRQEPYSAREAELKELQSNKLSALPEFYNTLHVYLPDLMAKWKKDLDVIVVPEVKKYTVVKGDCLWCIASKGEYYGKGAAWPAIWRANQEVIGNNPDLIFPNQVYTIPNLTADEINTVSKMGRNYKPAP
- the radC gene encoding DNA repair protein RadC, producing the protein MSIKDHPKDEQPREKAKNKGIDALSDSELLAIILRTGTKGKSVLQLSREIIEVSGGLNELSSKSPGYLKNTFSGIGSDKAITLSAIFEIAKRVQTTEKDYVTGKITSPDLIAEHFIRYMKNEPVEKFMAAFISTSGRVIKIEVLFKGTLDFSLVDVREIIRRCLDHNAKSIIISHNHPSGSPDISIEDRRITKKIKEACLLFDIKLLDHIIVAGTKFVSFSNLGILNSD
- a CDS encoding ABC transporter substrate-binding protein, which encodes MKEEIMSLSRIYKFLFILFIANMVAPAQDDPQPEKQSFNIAVLLPLTDKGKPYLERRSYQVLEGIKYAVHLFNQNSEIKVGLLIRDTQSDSSVIASIKRELSFDKSLSGVIGSTSSKDSRDVIAVFSDLGLPVISPTATDDALPQLSNLVIQANPTFTTRGKIMASFARNYHGLSKIGIVYLKEGYSNQLAESFKEEFERLGGKVTLSLTYNMKDTKFESIIEEIEKADEKLDGIYFPVSDVKNAALLNEKLRDLPFTKNVYGNQDWLLSDVFSEPAPFLSSMYIDSDYFLDMTQPDYQRMNKEFYELTGYLFDRNALYGFDATSMLIKFLAKNNFNPGAFLNEVQSGIDYDGIKGKIVLDTRRTNLSLNILQYNFGKFSLFLKLKI
- a CDS encoding tetratricopeptide repeat protein; the protein is MKNEKQFELTHRLKRAQEFEGGGKILHAIQLYQAIIDDFPDDTTAWFRLIEIYENMEKMDSALKIMDELREHLPDELEVKLFTGHFYFKYQMWEESIAVLNGVEIEAEPIAFFILGLAYFHTGRFRESATHLTGFVNFEKNSAFLGESYLYIARCYFEMNQAHVALPYLEEAIKLAPTNPEVYFYQAAYYLSVGMNSHASTQISIAIELGTGNRLVFELAVEIYDKNREFSKLESLCKKYIEEFEPSSKIYAYLGKVLLMRNRYKEAAGYLETALKLNPDNRFANDVLKELNERRDNELVKDI